Proteins found in one Zea mays cultivar B73 chromosome 1, Zm-B73-REFERENCE-NAM-5.0, whole genome shotgun sequence genomic segment:
- the LOC100284303 gene encoding polygalacturonase inhibitor 2 yields the protein MPHPHCHQPTSATATLSTIISFRSSSPLTEHCRPLPASRPSKKAKPAMASAATAVALVVVAALASLTQLAASECSAADRDALLSIRAALSEEERQLGVFSTWAAGTDCCAGWYGVACDPTTGRVADLSLRGEADDAVMAPAGRPASGVMSGYVSDAVCRLDRLSTLVLADWKRISGPIPACVATSLPYLRVLELPGNRLTGAVPPLGGGQSRLAVLNLAGNQLSGGIPASLTSLTELKHLDLAGNRLSGRVPPDLGRLRMLSRALLARNRLSGPIPASVASLPRLADLDLSENQLTGAIPEGLGAGPGNSGVLTTLYLGGNRLSGGVPASLLRSGGLGMLNLSRNALGGGVPDAFTPRSYFMLLDLSRNRLTGGVPRSLASAAYVGHLDLSHNRLCGTIPAGPPFDRLGAESFVGNSCLCGGPLGKCT from the coding sequence ATGCCACACCCACACTGCCACCAGCCCACCAGTGCCACTGCCACCCTCTCTACTATAATCTCTTTCAGAAGCTCGTCACCACTCACCGAGCACTGTCGTCCACTCCCCGCGTCCCGCCCAAGCAAAAAAGCAAAGCCTGCAATGGCATCTGCAGCCACCGCCGTGGCGCTCGTGGTTGTTGCCGCCCTGGCCTCGCTGACGCAGCTGGCCGCGTCGGAGTGCTCGGCGGCGGACCGCGACGCGCTGCTTTCGATCCGCGCGGCGCTGTCGGAGGAGGAGCGGCAGCTGGGCGTGTTCTCGACGTGGGCGGCGGGCACGGACTGCTGCGCCGGGTGGTACGGCGTGGCCTGCGACCCGACCACGGGGCGCGTCGCGGACCTGTCCCTCCGCGGGGAGGCCGACGACGCGGTGATGGCGCCCGCGGGGCGGCCCGCGTCGGGGGTCATGTCCGGGTACGTCTCCGACGCTGTGTGCCGCCTGGACCGCCTCTCGACGCTGGTGCTGGCGGACTGGAAGCGGATCTCGGGGCCCATCCCGGCCTGCGTCGCCACGTCGCTCCCGTACCTCCGCGTCCTGGAGCTCCCGGGGAACCGCCTCACGGGCGCCGTCCCGCCGCTGGGCGGCGGGCAGTCGCGCCTCGCCGTGCTCAACCTCGCCGGCAACCAGCTGTCCGGCGGCATCCCGGCGTCGCTCACGTCGCTCACCGAGCTCAAGCACCTCGACCTCGCCGGCAACCGGCTCAGCGGGCGCGTGCCGCCGGACCTCGGCCGGCTCCGGATGCTCAGCCGCGCGCTGCTGGCGCGCAACCGGCTGTCGGGCCCCATCccggcgtcggtggcgtcgctgcCCCGGCTCGCCGACCTCGACCTCTCCGAGAACCAGCTGACGGGCGCGATCCCCGAGGGTCTGGGTGCCGGCCCCGGGAATAGCGGCGTGCTCACGACGCTGTACCTCGGCGGGAACCGGCTGTCGGGCGGCGTCCCGGCGAGCCTGCTTCGGAGCGGCGGGCTCGGGATGCTCAACCTCAGCCGGAACGCGCTGGGCGGCGGCGTCCCCGACGCGTTCACGCCGCGCTCCTACTTCATGCTGCTGGACCTATCGCGGAACCGGCTCACGGGCGGCGTGCCGCGGTCGCTGGCCTCGGCGGCGTACGTGGGCCACCTGGACCTCAGCCACAACCGGCTGTGCGGCACCATCCCCGCCGGCCCGCCGTTCGACCGCCTCGGCGCCGAGTCGTTCGTCGGCAACAGCTGCCTCTGCGGTGGCCCGCTCGGCAAGTGCACGTGA